A genomic segment from Thermodesulfobacteriota bacterium encodes:
- the mreC gene encoding rod shape-determining protein MreC — protein sequence MFSRKFLIVAAVILILLAHVVFLFFTSRRSTYPIGGGTLGIFIVAPIQDILTSSARFIRQTWHNYFDLVSTAETSQKLKVEVQRLVAENNRCREIELSNERLRALLDFHKEFDIQVTAAEVVGRDPSGWFKTVIVDKGSADGVRKRMPVVVAAGIVGQIVDVSRYYSKVLLVIDRNSAVDGLCQRSRARGIVKGSDVDNQCDFIYVLRTSDVIAGDMVISSGLDGIYPKGLPLGRVSGVMKKKCGMFQNVEIEPFVDFDRLEEVLVVLNQPQLDFTDIQ from the coding sequence ATGTTTTCACGAAAATTTTTGATTGTAGCCGCCGTTATTCTTATCTTGCTCGCCCATGTGGTGTTTCTCTTCTTTACCAGCCGGCGCAGCACTTATCCTATCGGCGGCGGAACTCTCGGCATTTTTATCGTAGCCCCGATTCAGGATATCTTGACCAGTTCGGCCCGTTTTATAAGACAGACCTGGCACAACTATTTTGATTTGGTTTCGACCGCGGAAACCAGCCAAAAATTAAAAGTGGAGGTGCAACGGTTGGTTGCTGAAAACAACCGCTGCAGGGAAATTGAGCTCTCCAACGAGCGGCTTCGCGCTCTGTTGGATTTTCACAAGGAGTTCGATATCCAGGTGACGGCCGCCGAAGTCGTGGGCCGGGACCCCTCCGGATGGTTTAAGACGGTTATTGTCGATAAAGGATCCGCGGACGGGGTGAGAAAACGGATGCCGGTGGTAGTCGCGGCCGGTATCGTCGGTCAGATCGTTGATGTGTCCCGTTATTACTCCAAGGTTCTGCTGGTGATCGACAGGAACAGCGCGGTGGACGGTTTATGCCAGCGGTCAAGGGCCCGGGGGATTGTCAAGGGCTCTGATGTGGACAATCAGTGCGATTTTATTTACGTGTTAAGAACCAGCGATGTCATCGCCGGAGACATGGTGATATCTTCCGGGCTGGACGGGATCTATCCCAAAGGCTTGCCCCTGGGACGGGTTTCGGGTGTAATGAAAAAAAAGTGCGGTATGTTCCAGAACGTTGAGATTGAGCCATTTGTCGATTTTGATCGTCTGGAGGAGGTTCTGGTAGTGTTGAATCAGCCGCAGCTTGACTTCACGGATATCCAATGA
- a CDS encoding RsbRD N-terminal domain-containing protein, whose translation MPTVESLIAGHKESITRQWIEVALKTYPAETASFFLREKDRFANPVAGSLSESLTKVIDGLASQASQNELSECLDAAIRVRAVQSFAPSEAVSFIFSLKQIIRDVTGGQGDNDNSGPYRQLDKKIDELVLLGFDKYMECREKIFELRAYEARNRVFKAFEKAGLVSDPEQTN comes from the coding sequence ATGCCAACCGTTGAATCCTTAATAGCCGGCCATAAAGAGTCCATTACCAGGCAATGGATCGAGGTTGCCCTCAAAACTTACCCGGCGGAAACCGCTTCCTTTTTTTTAAGGGAGAAAGACCGGTTTGCCAACCCCGTGGCCGGTAGTCTTTCCGAAAGCCTGACAAAAGTCATTGATGGCCTGGCTTCGCAGGCGTCTCAGAACGAGTTGTCGGAGTGCCTGGATGCCGCCATCCGGGTCCGAGCCGTTCAGTCCTTTGCGCCTTCCGAAGCGGTCTCTTTTATTTTTTCACTGAAACAGATTATCCGGGACGTGACGGGCGGCCAGGGCGACAACGATAATTCCGGTCCATATCGGCAACTGGATAAAAAAATTGATGAACTGGTTCTGCTCGGTTTCGACAAATACATGGAGTGCCGGGAAAAAATTTTTGAGCTTCGGGCCTATGAGGCCAGGAACAGAGTATTCAAAGCATTTGAAAAAGCGGGGTTGGTGTCGGACCCGGAGCAAACCAACTGA
- the mreD gene encoding rod shape-determining protein MreD produces the protein MALILLETLVLAVYLPSGLTYDLLIPLVVYLSFFHPNGRTILLILFLGLIVDGLTGGAMGVYALTYFWIFAGAQLVVHYLQKDNLALMASVILAGILLEYAFLLTVAGLSGNALPVEKHLAGILIGRMIVAGTTGPVMVCAFKWLYGGKKTIPDIAEVDLSGTPERKPQGSN, from the coding sequence TTGGCGCTGATCCTTCTGGAAACACTGGTGCTGGCGGTTTATCTGCCGTCCGGTTTGACCTATGACTTATTGATCCCTCTGGTGGTTTATCTGTCGTTTTTTCATCCCAACGGCAGGACGATTTTATTGATTCTGTTCCTGGGATTGATCGTGGACGGATTAACCGGCGGGGCGATGGGCGTTTATGCGCTGACCTATTTTTGGATTTTTGCGGGCGCGCAACTGGTGGTCCATTATTTGCAGAAAGACAATCTGGCCTTGATGGCCAGCGTAATTCTCGCGGGGATTCTTCTGGAATATGCTTTTTTACTGACCGTTGCGGGTTTGTCCGGAAACGCGTTGCCGGTGGAGAAGCACCTGGCCGGTATTCTCATTGGCCGAATGATTGTGGCGGGCACAACGGGACCAGTTATGGTGTGCGCCTTCAAATGGTTATATGGCGGCAAGAAGACCATTCCGGATATAGCAGAAGTTGATTTGTCCGGCACGCCGGAACGCAAGCCGCAGGGCAGCAACTGA
- a CDS encoding serine hydrolase domain-containing protein: MKEARRLMEEGVARGVFPGGVLHVRRNRRDLFHEAYGQADLFSRQPMTRDTVFDLASLTKPLATAPAVLKLADEGRLRLDDAVGDILPEFRGTDKHAITPVQLLLHTSGLPAHREYFLTLARLPRQERDQALLRLLAGEPLEYAPGRHQVYSDLGYMVLKYVVEKVSGKRLDVFVHEFLYAPLRIHDLFFIDIHREDPAALEVMRTERAFAATEDCPRRGCLVKGMVHDDNAYEAGGVAGQAGLFGTTTAVARFLDALLDIHGGETPVGILSRETTALMLAPKPGSGRTYGFDTPDRENSSAGRLFSDTTVGHLGFTGVSVWLDIARAVTVLLFTNRVHPRRDHNELKAFRPILHDAVMSELTGQNPAVF, translated from the coding sequence ATGAAAGAAGCCCGGCGCCTGATGGAGGAGGGGGTCGCCCGGGGGGTCTTCCCGGGGGGCGTGCTGCATGTCCGGCGGAACCGCCGGGATCTTTTTCATGAGGCTTATGGGCAGGCCGATCTTTTTTCACGCCAGCCCATGACCCGGGACACGGTTTTTGATCTGGCATCGCTGACCAAGCCTCTGGCCACGGCCCCGGCCGTTTTGAAGCTGGCTGATGAAGGCCGTCTGCGCCTGGACGATGCCGTCGGCGATATCCTGCCGGAATTCCGGGGTACGGATAAACACGCCATTACGCCGGTGCAACTGCTTCTGCATACTTCCGGGCTTCCCGCCCACCGCGAATACTTTTTGACGCTGGCCCGCCTTCCCCGTCAGGAAAGGGATCAGGCCCTGCTCCGGCTGCTGGCCGGAGAACCTCTGGAATACGCCCCCGGCCGCCATCAGGTATACAGTGACCTGGGTTACATGGTGCTCAAATATGTGGTGGAAAAGGTGTCCGGTAAACGGCTGGATGTTTTCGTTCATGAATTCCTCTACGCGCCTCTGCGCATCCACGATCTTTTTTTTATCGATATCCACCGGGAGGATCCGGCCGCGCTGGAGGTAATGCGGACGGAAAGAGCTTTTGCCGCGACCGAAGACTGCCCCCGACGGGGCTGCCTCGTCAAAGGGATGGTTCATGATGATAACGCCTATGAGGCCGGGGGGGTCGCCGGCCAGGCGGGATTGTTTGGCACCACCACAGCGGTGGCCCGGTTTCTGGACGCGCTGCTGGATATCCATGGCGGTGAAACGCCGGTGGGGATTTTGTCAAGAGAAACGACGGCGCTGATGCTGGCGCCCAAGCCGGGATCCGGACGAACCTATGGGTTTGACACCCCGGATCGTGAGAATTCCAGTGCCGGCCGACTGTTTTCTGATACAACCGTGGGGCATCTGGGCTTTACCGGCGTGTCCGTGTGGCTGGACATTGCCCGCGCCGTAACCGTTCTGCTGTTTACCAACCGGGTTCATCCCCGCCGGGATCATAACGAATTGAAAGCGTTTCGCCCGATTCTCCATGACGCCGTTATGTCGGAATTGACCGGTCAAAATCCGGCGGTTTTTTAA
- a CDS encoding GAF and ANTAR domain-containing protein → MPHTTDHPEAEKYFKALADISRAVASEQYLEDILKLIVMVTAKVTGVEICSLWMIEEEGNGKKIRLKATQAIDPAYVKDRTLNLDEGIVGYVATNKVPIIVRHVLRDDRFKEKAMAEKLGLVSMVGIPMQIKNNEVIGVLNCFTAVPHDFSETEVNLITAVAHQAAVAIHNTQLALDAKIIREELETRKMVERAKEVLMRKRGMEIDEAYRWIRKRSMDSRKPLRDVAEAVLLSEDLY, encoded by the coding sequence ATGCCGCACACCACCGACCACCCGGAGGCGGAGAAATACTTCAAGGCGCTGGCGGATATCAGCCGGGCGGTGGCCTCCGAACAATATCTGGAAGACATCCTCAAGCTGATTGTCATGGTCACGGCCAAGGTCACGGGCGTGGAAATCTGCTCCCTGTGGATGATTGAGGAAGAAGGCAATGGAAAAAAAATCCGGCTGAAAGCCACCCAGGCCATCGATCCGGCATACGTCAAGGACCGCACCTTGAACCTGGATGAGGGGATCGTCGGTTACGTGGCCACCAACAAAGTGCCGATCATTGTCCGCCATGTTCTGCGGGACGACCGGTTCAAGGAAAAGGCCATGGCGGAAAAGCTGGGCCTGGTTTCCATGGTGGGCATTCCCATGCAGATCAAAAACAACGAGGTCATCGGGGTGCTGAACTGTTTTACCGCCGTGCCCCACGACTTTTCCGAAACGGAAGTCAATCTGATCACCGCCGTGGCCCACCAGGCGGCGGTGGCAATCCACAATACCCAGCTGGCCCTGGACGCTAAAATCATCCGCGAAGAACTGGAAACCCGGAAAATGGTGGAACGGGCCAAGGAAGTACTCATGCGCAAACGCGGCATGGAGATCGACGAGGCCTACCGCTGGATCCGCAAACGCAGCATGGATTCACGCAAGCCCCTGCGGGATGTAGCCGAAGCCGTACTGCTTTCTGAGGATCTTTATTAA
- a CDS encoding LD-carboxypeptidase, producing MNPDRPSQRTILPPALQPGDAIGIAAPASAFDANLFQRGIMALESLGFRAIIPENLSLQRGYLAGTDAHRAAIINRLFSDRDVKAIMCARGGFGSLKILSMLDYDLIRTRPKIFAGFSDITVLLSVFFEKTGLVTLHAPVITTLADAGEATRTALASAFMSPAPTTLAAVEGISLVPGRATGIVRGGNLASLCQLTGTPYQPDLKGSLLLLEDTAEAPYRIDRMLTQMRLAGCLDGVAGVILGRFDQCGEMREIYDIVRACFTESIPILAGLPVGHEGDNLPLPLGLSATLDADRGTLAYDSPALSTAVRKVP from the coding sequence ATGAACCCGGACCGGCCCTCACAAAGGACTATTCTCCCTCCGGCGCTGCAGCCCGGAGACGCCATCGGTATTGCCGCCCCGGCCAGTGCCTTTGATGCCAACCTGTTTCAACGGGGGATCATGGCGCTCGAATCGCTGGGGTTCCGGGCAATCATCCCGGAGAACCTTTCGTTGCAGAGAGGGTATCTGGCCGGGACGGATGCGCACCGGGCCGCCATCATAAACCGGCTTTTTTCCGATAGAGACGTGAAAGCAATCATGTGCGCCAGGGGCGGGTTCGGGTCCCTGAAAATTCTGTCCATGCTCGATTATGACCTGATCAGGACCAGGCCGAAAATTTTCGCCGGGTTCAGCGATATAACCGTACTCCTGTCAGTTTTTTTTGAAAAAACAGGGCTGGTGACCCTTCATGCTCCGGTCATCACGACGCTGGCGGATGCCGGGGAGGCAACACGGACGGCGCTGGCATCGGCATTCATGTCACCGGCGCCCACGACACTGGCGGCGGTGGAAGGGATTTCGCTGGTGCCGGGACGGGCCACGGGAATCGTTCGCGGCGGCAATCTTGCGTCCCTCTGCCAGCTGACCGGCACTCCCTATCAACCGGATTTGAAAGGGAGCCTGCTGCTGCTGGAAGACACGGCTGAAGCGCCTTACCGGATTGACCGGATGCTGACCCAGATGCGTCTGGCCGGGTGTCTGGACGGCGTGGCCGGGGTAATCCTGGGGCGGTTTGACCAGTGCGGGGAGATGCGGGAGATTTACGATATCGTCAGAGCCTGTTTTACCGAATCGATTCCGATTCTGGCCGGGCTGCCGGTGGGGCATGAAGGAGATAACCTGCCGTTGCCCCTGGGATTGAGCGCCACCCTGGACGCCGACCGGGGGACGCTGGCATACGACTCGCCGGCGCTGTCAACAGCGGTCCGGAAAGTGCCATGA
- the mrdA gene encoding penicillin-binding protein 2 has product MKNFFRTVDLDVYRKRLILLLLMITAAFAVLFSRLFFLQIIEGSDYLRLSANNCIRLQDIDPLRGLIFDRNGKCMVDNRPSFDLTIIPRDAGKIDDTLATLAEITGFTFQDLKSSYSKNKKGGYQPILLSADVSRDVLAAVMANKFDMPGVIIHLKPLRHYLYDRFAAHLIGYLGEISKKELEEREFTGYEAGCFVGKCGVERAFDRHLRGRKGGSQVEVNANGQVKRILKTVPAEAGNSIYLTIDFELQKKAEALLEGLCGAVVALDPLTGEVLALCSSPAFDQNSFISGLSGKAWRELVSDPRKPLSNKAIQAEYPPGSTYKIVTALAGLQERLISPAETFFCPGYYQYGDRLFRCWKEHGHGQVGMVNALAQSCDVYFYQLGQRAGVERLAWYAKGCGLGRPTGIDLFGEKAGLIPSEKWKRSRLKQPWYSGETLSVAIGQGYNLVTPIQMAVLAAAVANGGMIKKPLIMKKIETMDGIVVENGRTTDEGRLPVDPAALAVVREGLWKVVNEPGGTAYYRVHDEALDISGKTGTAQVVASPKEKDGRLSGLVDAIKPHAWFIAYAPSVNPKIAMAVVVERGGHGSSVAAPIAREMISMYLNGSPDPEHCPQPLASE; this is encoded by the coding sequence GTGAAAAATTTTTTCCGGACAGTGGACCTTGATGTCTATAGAAAACGCCTCATCCTTCTCCTGCTGATGATAACGGCTGCCTTTGCCGTCCTTTTCTCCCGACTGTTTTTTTTGCAAATTATTGAAGGAAGCGACTATCTGCGGCTGTCGGCCAATAATTGTATCCGCCTTCAGGATATCGACCCCCTGCGGGGACTGATTTTTGACCGGAACGGGAAATGCATGGTGGACAATCGGCCCTCCTTTGATTTGACCATTATTCCCCGGGACGCCGGTAAAATCGACGACACCTTGGCGACGCTGGCGGAGATTACCGGTTTTACCTTTCAGGATCTGAAGAGCAGTTATTCGAAAAACAAAAAAGGGGGATATCAACCGATTCTGTTGTCCGCTGACGTCAGTCGGGACGTCCTGGCGGCGGTGATGGCCAATAAATTTGATATGCCGGGAGTGATCATTCATCTCAAACCCTTGCGGCATTATCTTTATGACCGATTTGCCGCTCACCTGATCGGATATCTGGGTGAAATCAGCAAAAAAGAACTGGAAGAGAGGGAGTTCACCGGTTACGAGGCCGGTTGTTTCGTGGGAAAATGCGGTGTGGAGAGGGCCTTTGACCGCCATCTGCGAGGACGAAAAGGCGGTTCCCAAGTGGAGGTTAACGCCAACGGGCAGGTCAAACGGATTTTAAAAACGGTTCCCGCCGAAGCCGGAAACAGCATTTATCTGACGATTGATTTTGAATTACAGAAGAAGGCCGAGGCCCTGCTGGAAGGATTGTGCGGAGCGGTCGTGGCCCTGGATCCGCTTACCGGGGAAGTCCTGGCGCTATGCAGCAGCCCTGCCTTTGATCAGAACAGCTTTATCAGCGGTCTGTCTGGAAAAGCGTGGCGGGAGCTGGTATCGGATCCCCGGAAGCCATTAAGCAACAAGGCGATTCAGGCGGAATACCCGCCGGGATCGACATACAAAATTGTAACGGCGTTGGCCGGTTTGCAGGAACGGTTGATATCGCCGGCGGAAACCTTTTTCTGCCCCGGATACTATCAGTATGGAGACCGTCTTTTCCGTTGCTGGAAAGAGCATGGGCACGGCCAGGTCGGTATGGTAAACGCCCTGGCGCAATCCTGTGACGTCTATTTTTACCAGCTGGGCCAGAGAGCCGGAGTGGAACGGCTGGCTTGGTATGCCAAGGGGTGCGGCCTGGGCCGTCCGACCGGCATCGATCTGTTCGGGGAAAAAGCCGGTCTGATACCGTCGGAGAAATGGAAAAGGAGCCGTTTGAAACAGCCTTGGTACAGCGGTGAAACTCTTTCTGTTGCTATCGGTCAGGGCTACAATCTGGTAACGCCGATTCAGATGGCGGTGCTGGCGGCGGCCGTTGCCAACGGGGGAATGATAAAAAAACCCCTGATCATGAAAAAGATTGAAACCATGGATGGTATCGTTGTCGAGAACGGACGGACAACGGATGAGGGAAGACTTCCGGTTGACCCGGCTGCGCTGGCGGTTGTCCGGGAGGGCCTTTGGAAAGTGGTCAATGAACCGGGCGGAACGGCCTATTATCGTGTTCACGATGAAGCACTGGATATCAGCGGGAAAACCGGGACGGCACAAGTCGTAGCCAGCCCCAAGGAAAAAGATGGTCGTTTGTCGGGTCTGGTTGACGCCATTAAACCACATGCCTGGTTCATCGCCTACGCCCCCTCTGTAAATCCGAAGATCGCCATGGCGGTCGTGGTGGAACGGGGAGGTCACGGATCCAGCGTGGCGGCGCCGATTGCCAGAGAAATGATCAGTATGTACCTGAATGGAAGTCCGGATCCGGAACACTGCCCTCAACCGTTGGCGTCAGAATAG
- the dsrM gene encoding sulfate reduction electron transfer complex DsrMKJOP subunit DsrM gives MNVNYLFSLATVVVLIVLTWIGVDTLGLKGFFGIIIPYAAVVLFIVGVTRKVLNWANSAVPFRIPTTCGQQKSLPWIQQDKIDNPSTTIGVVIRMLFEVLTFRSLFRNTKAKFKENYRLSYRWEIVLWATALAFHYAFAVVLLRHMRFFFEPVPLVIRLLENADSFFRLEFFSPYFAVGLPGVYMSGLVLLGALLVLLGRRIFLPQIKYISLASDYFPLFLIIGIAATGILMRYFAKVDILAIKAFAMGLLTFNPAVPENVGTLFYVHLLLVSALVAYFPYSKLMHAGGIFLSPTRNLANTTRAKRHVNPWNYTVHTHTYEEYEEEFREKMREAGLPLEKE, from the coding sequence ATGAATGTAAACTATCTGTTCTCGTTGGCAACGGTTGTGGTCCTCATTGTGCTGACCTGGATAGGGGTCGACACACTGGGATTGAAAGGATTTTTCGGCATCATCATCCCTTACGCGGCCGTCGTCCTGTTCATTGTCGGAGTAACCCGCAAGGTGCTGAATTGGGCCAATTCCGCCGTTCCCTTTCGCATCCCCACGACCTGCGGCCAGCAGAAAAGCCTGCCCTGGATTCAGCAGGACAAAATTGACAACCCCAGCACAACCATCGGGGTGGTCATCCGCATGCTGTTTGAGGTGCTGACGTTCCGCTCCCTGTTTCGAAACACCAAAGCCAAATTCAAGGAAAACTACCGGCTCTCCTATCGCTGGGAAATCGTTCTCTGGGCAACGGCCCTGGCGTTTCATTATGCCTTTGCCGTGGTCCTTCTCCGGCATATGCGGTTTTTCTTCGAGCCGGTCCCGCTGGTGATTCGGCTTCTCGAAAACGCCGATTCCTTTTTCCGCCTGGAGTTCTTCTCCCCTTACTTTGCCGTCGGCCTGCCCGGCGTTTACATGTCCGGCCTGGTGCTGCTGGGCGCACTGCTGGTGCTGCTGGGCAGAAGGATCTTCCTGCCCCAGATCAAATACATCTCACTGGCGTCCGACTATTTCCCGCTTTTTCTGATTATCGGCATCGCCGCCACCGGAATTCTGATGCGCTACTTCGCCAAGGTGGACATTCTGGCCATCAAGGCCTTCGCCATGGGGTTGCTGACGTTCAATCCCGCCGTCCCGGAAAACGTCGGCACCCTGTTTTATGTTCATCTGCTGCTGGTCAGCGCGCTGGTGGCTTACTTCCCCTACAGCAAACTGATGCATGCCGGAGGGATTTTCCTGTCACCCACGCGCAACCTGGCCAATACCACCCGGGCCAAAAGGCATGTGAACCCCTGGAATTACACCGTCCATACGCATACGTATGAAGAATACGAGGAAGAGTTCAGAGAAAAAATGAGAGAAGCTGGTTTACCACTGGAAAAGGAGTAA
- the rodA gene encoding rod shape-determining protein RodA, with protein sequence MAEGEEGKKQVDWGILVPVFLLGIIGIMTIFSAAASETPDLQKRLCLKQAMWFAGSMMMILFFLFFNYKRLFSWAEGIYIVSIVLLIAVLLLGREAGGARRWLPLGPISVQPSEMMKMALVIIIAKYYSQKSITGGLTLRHLIVPMVLTAVPFGLILVQPDLGTAMLLVLITAFMTGFVKVRRRTVLVFGGALIAAAPLIWMFLLKSYQKLRVLTFLNPDRDPLGAGYHIIQSKIAIGSGMLFGKGYMKGTQNALAFLPEQHTDFIFSVLAEEWGLVGAGAVLLLYLFVIVWGIGIAYKCKDPFGIILSVGAIGVIFWQVVINVGMVMGLMPVVGVPLPLISYGGSSVLTFMMAIGVLMNISMKRTWIE encoded by the coding sequence ATGGCCGAAGGAGAAGAGGGGAAAAAACAGGTGGACTGGGGGATCCTGGTGCCTGTTTTCCTGCTGGGCATTATCGGGATCATGACGATTTTCAGTGCAGCCGCGTCGGAAACCCCTGACCTGCAGAAAAGGCTTTGCCTCAAGCAGGCGATGTGGTTTGCCGGCAGCATGATGATGATTCTTTTTTTTCTTTTTTTTAATTATAAGCGACTTTTTTCCTGGGCGGAGGGTATTTATATCGTCAGCATTGTTCTGTTGATCGCCGTGCTTTTGCTCGGACGTGAGGCCGGTGGGGCCCGGCGCTGGCTGCCCCTGGGCCCAATTTCCGTCCAGCCTTCGGAGATGATGAAGATGGCGCTGGTCATCATCATTGCCAAGTACTATTCCCAGAAATCGATTACGGGGGGCCTGACGTTAAGGCATCTGATCGTTCCCATGGTGCTGACAGCCGTTCCGTTCGGCCTGATTCTGGTCCAGCCGGATCTCGGGACCGCCATGCTGCTGGTGTTGATTACCGCATTCATGACCGGTTTTGTCAAGGTGAGACGGCGGACGGTTCTGGTATTCGGGGGAGCGCTGATAGCCGCAGCTCCCCTGATCTGGATGTTTCTGTTAAAATCGTATCAGAAACTCCGGGTGCTGACCTTCCTGAACCCTGATCGTGATCCCCTGGGCGCCGGATACCATATTATTCAGTCAAAGATCGCTATCGGTTCCGGCATGCTGTTCGGCAAGGGATACATGAAAGGGACCCAGAACGCGCTGGCTTTCCTTCCGGAGCAGCATACGGATTTCATTTTTTCGGTGCTGGCGGAAGAATGGGGGTTGGTCGGTGCCGGCGCAGTGCTTCTGCTTTATCTTTTTGTAATTGTCTGGGGAATCGGTATTGCGTATAAGTGTAAGGATCCGTTCGGTATTATTTTGTCCGTGGGCGCCATCGGAGTAATTTTCTGGCAGGTTGTCATCAATGTCGGTATGGTAATGGGGTTGATGCCGGTGGTCGGCGTCCCCCTTCCGCTGATCAGCTACGGCGGTTCGTCGGTGCTGACGTTTATGATGGCCATAGGGGTGCTGATGAATATCAGCATGAAGAGAACCTGGATTGAATAG
- a CDS encoding rod shape-determining protein, translated as MNLLSDTFLGFFSSDLAIDLGTANTLVFVKGKGVVLSEPSVVAIRTDTRVKNRVVAVGAEAKRMLGRTPGSIVAIRPMRDGVIADFEVAEAMLRYFILKAHNRRKFVRPRIIIAVPSGITEVEKRAVKDSAERAGAREVILMEEPMAAAIGAGLPITEPTCNMVVDIGGGTTEVAVISLAGIVYSRSLRVAGDKMDEAIAQYIKRKYNLLIGERTAELIKITIGNAYPDEENLETIEVKGRDLVSGIPKILAIDSEEIRLAISEQIEAIVETVKMALEQTPPELSADIVDRGIVLTGGGALLKNLDKLLREETGLPITIADDPLITVAVGTGKALDNIEVLKQVML; from the coding sequence ATGAATCTTCTGTCGGATACTTTTTTGGGCTTTTTTTCCAGCGATCTGGCGATTGATCTGGGGACTGCTAATACGCTTGTGTTTGTCAAGGGTAAGGGGGTTGTCTTGAGCGAACCGTCCGTGGTGGCCATACGGACCGACACCCGGGTCAAGAATCGGGTGGTGGCTGTTGGCGCGGAAGCCAAACGGATGCTGGGCAGGACGCCGGGAAGCATTGTGGCAATCCGGCCTATGCGGGATGGTGTGATCGCGGATTTCGAGGTGGCGGAAGCCATGCTGCGCTATTTTATTCTGAAGGCGCATAACCGGCGCAAGTTTGTCCGGCCGCGAATTATTATCGCCGTGCCATCCGGTATTACCGAGGTCGAGAAGCGGGCCGTTAAGGACTCGGCCGAACGGGCCGGCGCCAGGGAGGTTATCCTTATGGAAGAACCGATGGCGGCGGCCATCGGCGCAGGCCTTCCGATCACCGAGCCGACCTGTAACATGGTGGTGGATATCGGCGGCGGAACCACTGAAGTGGCTGTGATTTCTCTGGCCGGCATTGTTTACAGCCGGTCGCTGCGGGTGGCCGGTGACAAGATGGACGAAGCCATCGCCCAGTACATTAAAAGGAAATACAATCTGCTGATCGGCGAGCGAACGGCCGAACTGATTAAAATAACGATCGGCAATGCCTATCCGGATGAAGAGAACCTGGAAACCATCGAGGTGAAAGGCCGGGATCTGGTATCCGGTATTCCCAAGATACTGGCCATAGATTCAGAGGAGATTCGCCTGGCGATTTCCGAACAGATCGAAGCGATTGTGGAAACCGTCAAAATGGCTCTGGAACAGACGCCTCCTGAACTGTCGGCGGATATTGTTGATCGTGGAATCGTACTGACGGGAGGGGGCGCCCTGCTGAAGAATCTGGACAAGCTGCTTCGGGAAGAGACAGGCCTTCCCATAACCATCGCCGATGATCCTTTGATAACCGTTGCCGTTGGTACCGGTAAAGCCCTGGATAACATTGAAGTCCTGAAGCAGGTCATGCTGTAG
- a CDS encoding polymer-forming cytoskeletal protein produces the protein MRKTKETAPITTILGVETAVEGSIAFTGTVRLDGRVSGKIESQTGTVIIGEKAVIEADISVGVAIIMGRVKGVIDAANRIEIYPPAQVDGDIQSPVISIDAGVQFNGKCTMKPRGTTLEKNLPPFGSREAEAGGKVKNFPKNL, from the coding sequence ATGCGCAAGACAAAGGAGACGGCTCCGATAACGACCATTCTGGGAGTGGAAACCGCCGTTGAAGGCTCCATAGCCTTTACCGGTACGGTTCGGCTGGACGGCAGGGTTTCCGGAAAAATCGAAAGTCAGACGGGAACGGTTATTATCGGAGAAAAAGCCGTGATTGAAGCGGATATTTCCGTGGGCGTGGCTATTATCATGGGACGGGTCAAAGGGGTCATCGATGCCGCCAACCGGATCGAGATTTATCCTCCGGCGCAGGTGGATGGAGATATCCAGTCGCCGGTCATTTCCATTGATGCCGGGGTCCAGTTTAACGGCAAATGCACCATGAAACCCCGCGGAACAACGTTGGAGAAGAATCTTCCTCCTTTCGGTTCCCGGGAGGCGGAAGCGGGAGGAAAAGTTAAAAATTTTCCAAAAAACCTTTGA